The Methanocella arvoryzae MRE50 genome includes a region encoding these proteins:
- a CDS encoding DMT family transporter, producing MAGENPQQNHALILIGLFIINVFWGGSFIANAIALKSMGPIEIAALRFFIAAPLLVIVTLAWKGWSIFRIDLKDLGVLIIMALTGVTLQYVIQVTAQNYTTAINASLLINTSVFFIMFLSAMFLAEKLSVHKVLGAVIGFGGVALLVSGGNLSLDVGLHVIGDAMILFCALLWSVYSIYGKKIAAKYDPLTVLNYLFILGTIGIIPFYLLTPHQNPASLPLDALGAIVFLSIFCSIIAYLIYNVALEKMDASRVALFIYVVPLSTIILAWLILGESMTLLSIIGGIAVCAGMYIAERK from the coding sequence ATGGCCGGCGAAAATCCGCAGCAAAATCACGCCTTAATTCTGATAGGGCTGTTCATCATCAACGTATTCTGGGGCGGATCCTTCATCGCCAACGCCATAGCTTTGAAAAGTATGGGCCCGATCGAAATCGCAGCCCTGCGGTTCTTTATCGCTGCGCCGCTACTCGTGATCGTTACACTGGCATGGAAAGGCTGGAGTATATTCAGGATTGACCTGAAGGACCTGGGAGTCCTCATCATAATGGCCCTGACCGGAGTCACCCTCCAGTACGTCATCCAGGTCACAGCACAGAATTACACCACAGCTATAAACGCGTCACTGCTGATCAACACCTCCGTTTTCTTCATCATGTTCCTCAGCGCCATGTTCCTCGCGGAAAAGCTGAGCGTCCATAAAGTACTGGGTGCAGTGATCGGTTTCGGAGGGGTAGCACTACTGGTCTCAGGAGGCAACCTCTCGCTGGATGTAGGACTACACGTGATCGGCGACGCCATGATCTTATTCTGCGCGCTGCTCTGGTCAGTATATTCCATCTACGGCAAGAAGATCGCTGCCAAATACGATCCGCTGACCGTGCTGAATTATCTCTTCATCCTCGGCACGATCGGCATCATCCCCTTCTACCTGCTGACGCCTCACCAGAACCCGGCCAGCCTGCCGCTCGACGCATTAGGGGCGATCGTCTTCCTGTCCATATTCTGCTCTATCATTGCGTACCTCATCTATAACGTCGCCCTGGAAAAGATGGACGCCTCAAGAGTGGCACTTTTCATCTATGTAGTGCCTCTGTCCACGATTATTCTGGCATGGCTCATCCTCGGAGAAAGCATGACGCTGCTATCGATCATCGGCGGGATAGCCGTCTGCGCTGGTATGTACATAGCTGAGAGAAAGTGA
- a CDS encoding methanogenesis marker 9 domain-containing protein → MTDLFDLNVGYVRFKNPVAVASMAGITGGDFFESCKDAGLYVMGGYSLDAATMAASREIAERGRKEFITDRPLELIEGDLKKVSGKGVAIGINVRAASLEPLIAAAKLAKKYGAILELNAHCRQEEMAAIGVGEVMLKDRIGLSKTIVELKKTGVVLSLKMRAGIVDEVPLLRLLEKAGLDIVHIDTMGTRGPNVNVLKKLRDGTGLFIIGNNSINGYESAQAAYSAGCDMISLARPVLENPKIIKSLVTYTEDQQRMSGWYNAPSHICRGGDLRGLAWCCPPVKDCAIHMALRRANMSPDTFARIKMGFGKATKLGDGSMTCFGSMVWCCKFNKHCYLRDGSMEEKALGMKEYVELKKKLADEIMKNIDKDRVVT, encoded by the coding sequence ATGACCGATCTCTTTGATCTTAACGTCGGCTACGTCAGGTTTAAAAACCCTGTAGCCGTTGCATCTATGGCAGGCATCACCGGCGGCGACTTTTTCGAGAGCTGCAAGGATGCAGGCTTATATGTTATGGGGGGCTACAGCCTTGATGCTGCCACTATGGCCGCATCTCGCGAGATTGCAGAAAGGGGCAGAAAAGAGTTTATCACGGACAGGCCGCTCGAACTGATCGAGGGCGACCTTAAAAAGGTCTCCGGAAAAGGCGTTGCCATAGGGATCAACGTAAGGGCTGCCAGCCTAGAGCCTCTAATCGCCGCAGCGAAACTGGCAAAAAAATATGGGGCGATACTGGAGCTGAACGCTCATTGCAGGCAGGAAGAGATGGCTGCGATAGGCGTAGGCGAAGTCATGCTCAAAGACCGCATCGGACTTTCAAAGACGATTGTGGAACTAAAAAAGACTGGCGTAGTGCTGTCGCTGAAGATGAGGGCAGGTATTGTCGACGAAGTGCCTCTTCTCCGCCTGCTCGAGAAAGCCGGACTGGACATCGTCCACATCGACACGATGGGCACCCGGGGGCCGAACGTAAACGTCCTTAAGAAGCTACGGGACGGCACCGGGCTCTTCATCATCGGCAATAACTCGATAAATGGCTACGAGTCAGCACAGGCTGCCTACTCTGCCGGCTGTGACATGATCTCGCTGGCCAGGCCGGTGCTGGAAAACCCTAAGATCATCAAGAGCCTGGTTACATATACTGAAGACCAGCAGCGCATGTCGGGCTGGTATAACGCGCCCTCCCACATCTGTCGCGGAGGGGATCTCAGGGGTCTGGCCTGGTGTTGTCCTCCTGTCAAGGACTGCGCGATCCACATGGCTCTACGGAGGGCTAACATGTCCCCGGATACATTCGCGAGGATCAAGATGGGTTTCGGCAAGGCCACTAAACTGGGGGACGGCAGCATGACGTGCTTCGGAAGCATGGTGTGGTGCTGTAAGTTCAACAAGCACTGCTACCTCAGGGACGGCTCCATGGAGGAGAAAGCGCTGGGTATGAAAGAGTACGTCGAGCTAAAGAAAAAGCTGGCCGACGAGATCATGAAAAACATCGACAAAGACCGGGTCGTCACGTAA
- a CDS encoding DUF116 domain-containing protein: MGVMETLLGLLYYLALILGSAVILVILVSMVITGIVALLLAYSFKTGNVLFPNLMISGLMFFDSPVKTIFRAFGVGESRIDRIGIRMKNRAICPSFRKTPFSKRAIFVPQCLRSVRCPAALSPEGIMCKDCGACGIASARKEATKLGYKFFIVPGSSFIIRMIRQYQPEAIIGVGCLCEVREGLDMMHRSKIPAMGVIMDRAGCVSTTLDWQKLYEIMNLSDSPVDQREQQPETTGFKDALAEVSIPSR, translated from the coding sequence ATGGGTGTTATGGAAACATTATTGGGGTTATTATACTACCTTGCCCTGATCTTAGGCTCGGCGGTGATACTGGTAATACTGGTATCTATGGTCATTACAGGTATTGTCGCACTTCTTCTCGCATATTCGTTTAAAACCGGAAACGTGCTCTTCCCCAACCTTATGATCTCCGGGCTGATGTTCTTCGACAGCCCCGTCAAGACGATCTTTCGCGCTTTCGGAGTTGGAGAAAGCAGGATCGACAGGATCGGCATCCGCATGAAAAACAGGGCGATTTGCCCTTCGTTCAGGAAAACACCCTTCAGTAAAAGAGCAATCTTTGTCCCCCAGTGCCTGCGGTCTGTCCGCTGTCCTGCGGCACTTTCCCCCGAAGGCATCATGTGCAAGGATTGCGGTGCCTGCGGCATTGCCAGCGCCAGAAAAGAGGCTACGAAGCTGGGCTATAAATTTTTCATCGTCCCCGGCTCGAGCTTTATCATCCGCATGATCAGGCAGTACCAGCCCGAAGCCATCATTGGCGTAGGCTGCCTTTGCGAAGTCCGGGAAGGGCTGGACATGATGCACCGGAGCAAGATACCGGCGATGGGCGTCATTATGGACAGGGCTGGCTGCGTCTCGACGACGCTGGACTGGCAAAAGCTGTACGAGATCATGAACCTCAGCGACTCACCGGTTGATCAGAGGGAACAGCAGCCTGAAACAACAGGCTTTAAGGATGCCCTGGCAGAGGTATCTATTCCATCCCGGTGA
- a CDS encoding mechanosensitive ion channel family protein has product MRMMKELLESIWANAGTLFVITLILAAAFLASNLLGRFLSWYQMRAEAAGSRTLTLSITSFASKSLNLVIFSIAFITILAYLNISITPLLAGLGIAGIAVALASQDLFSNFFGAIAIFIDRPFKLGDRVKLSSGEYGDIVEIGIRSTRLKTLDNRVVVLPNASIASANINNYSLPDSRIRHTLRFSIEYGSDVEKATKILTDVASGMYGVLKEPAPAVYVEELGKYGINLVLLVWVENLRRDSDVPGWIYEQAVKSFASEGINMPYPTKDIRYQTISD; this is encoded by the coding sequence ATGAGGATGATGAAAGAGCTGCTTGAAAGCATATGGGCTAACGCGGGTACTCTGTTTGTCATAACATTGATATTGGCAGCCGCTTTTCTGGCATCGAATCTCCTCGGCCGTTTTCTGAGCTGGTATCAGATGAGGGCTGAAGCAGCGGGCAGCCGTACTTTAACGCTCTCCATAACGTCATTTGCCAGTAAATCGCTGAACCTCGTTATATTTAGTATCGCCTTCATCACAATTCTGGCCTACCTGAATATTTCTATCACACCACTTCTCGCAGGTCTGGGAATTGCGGGGATCGCTGTGGCACTGGCATCCCAGGACCTCTTCTCCAACTTTTTCGGCGCCATAGCCATTTTTATCGATCGCCCGTTTAAGCTTGGCGACAGAGTCAAGCTATCGAGTGGCGAGTACGGGGATATTGTGGAGATAGGTATCAGGAGTACGAGACTTAAGACGCTGGATAACCGGGTGGTCGTCTTACCGAACGCCAGCATCGCCAGCGCAAACATCAACAATTATTCTTTACCGGACTCCCGGATACGGCATACCCTTCGCTTTAGCATAGAATACGGTTCTGACGTTGAAAAGGCAACGAAGATTCTGACTGACGTTGCCTCCGGAATGTATGGGGTACTCAAAGAACCTGCTCCGGCAGTCTATGTAGAAGAGCTGGGTAAATACGGCATCAATCTGGTACTGCTGGTATGGGTGGAGAACTTGAGGAGAGATTCGGATGTGCCCGGCTGGATTTACGAGCAGGCCGTAAAAAGTTTCGCATCTGAAGGTATCAATATGCCTTATCCTACAAAGGATATAAGATACCAGACAATATCCGACTAA
- a CDS encoding triphosphoribosyl-dephospho-CoA synthase: MERLLTPSYIARCAVLAMALEVSGTPKPGNIDRDHDYADTKYEDFIAAAIGVYPVMERAVRSDGIGQLILDACEESTSWQQGGNTHFGAYILLFPLIKAATSNFHDLQNTAINIVRETTVEDAVQFYRAFGKVQVKMKGSEELDVADEKSLDEIRQRELTLFGIMDMSSKKDMVAREWTNGFSRSFKAAELIYERRLTGTLNDAIVLTYLDLLADEPDTFIAKKYDLEKAVYVQGLAIDVQERRMTLTELSNRLYREKINPGSTADIIIAGIFIALLRGMKV, translated from the coding sequence ATGGAGCGCCTGCTGACACCTTCCTACATAGCCCGTTGTGCGGTCCTTGCCATGGCTCTCGAGGTCTCGGGAACCCCCAAGCCCGGCAACATCGACCGTGACCACGATTATGCTGATACGAAGTACGAAGACTTCATAGCTGCGGCAATCGGCGTATATCCCGTGATGGAACGAGCCGTCCGGAGCGACGGTATCGGACAGCTCATCCTCGACGCCTGCGAAGAAAGCACCTCCTGGCAGCAGGGCGGCAACACACATTTCGGGGCATACATACTACTGTTTCCCCTGATCAAGGCTGCGACGTCCAACTTCCACGACCTGCAGAATACAGCGATTAACATTGTCAGAGAGACCACGGTCGAAGATGCCGTCCAGTTCTACCGGGCGTTCGGCAAAGTGCAGGTTAAGATGAAAGGCTCTGAGGAGCTTGATGTCGCAGACGAGAAATCACTGGACGAGATCAGGCAGCGGGAGCTAACCTTGTTCGGTATCATGGACATGTCTTCAAAGAAAGACATGGTGGCAAGAGAGTGGACTAATGGGTTTTCCCGGTCCTTCAAGGCTGCAGAGCTTATCTACGAGCGCCGCCTGACTGGCACGCTCAACGATGCAATCGTCCTCACTTATCTCGATTTGCTGGCTGACGAACCTGACACATTCATCGCGAAGAAGTACGACTTAGAGAAAGCGGTCTATGTGCAGGGCCTGGCAATAGACGTGCAAGAGCGCAGGATGACGCTGACGGAGCTTTCGAACCGGCTGTACCGCGAGAAGATCAACCCTGGCTCCACTGCCGACATCATTATCGCAGGCATCTTTATCGCGCTGCTCAGGGGCATGAAGGTGTAA
- a CDS encoding DUF447 domain-containing protein: MTDGMTDEIFEEGITETIVTTLSAAGVPNAAPMGVIKRGESLFIRMYPGSRTYANVKETGHLVANIVTDPVLFVTTAFEDLENSYYLPQQDMPPVIKDAYAWAYFKADVQGTVKLSTVCSKILKTRVPRFSRGFASVIDATITGTRLSILGQPGKSRILDDDILVRKCGTPRDIEAMDRLKKLLGLSA, translated from the coding sequence ATGACTGACGGGATGACTGACGAGATCTTCGAGGAAGGCATTACGGAGACCATTGTGACTACTCTGTCGGCTGCCGGAGTACCGAATGCCGCGCCTATGGGTGTAATAAAGCGGGGGGAGAGCCTTTTCATCAGAATGTACCCTGGCTCCCGCACTTATGCAAACGTAAAAGAAACCGGGCACCTCGTAGCCAACATTGTAACCGATCCAGTGCTCTTCGTCACTACCGCGTTCGAGGATCTGGAGAACAGCTATTATCTTCCGCAGCAGGATATGCCGCCGGTCATTAAAGATGCCTATGCCTGGGCCTATTTCAAAGCTGATGTGCAGGGGACTGTTAAGCTGTCTACTGTGTGCTCGAAAATATTGAAAACCAGGGTACCCAGGTTCAGCCGGGGATTTGCATCAGTGATCGATGCGACGATTACCGGCACCAGATTAAGTATTCTAGGCCAGCCCGGAAAAAGCCGGATACTGGACGACGATATCCTTGTCAGGAAATGCGGCACCCCGAGAGATATCGAGGCCATGGACCGGCTGAAAAAGCTACTTGGGCTATCTGCCTAA
- the ablB gene encoding putative beta-lysine N-acetyltransferase gives MSDTLTHIGDTLVQQGRFNERLSVLRLARQDVPWIIDRLKEIAEDNGYSKILVRAPESRLSHFKSKGYMIEAMIPGFFHGSEDGYFLARYLKHSRKQEYKKIQARQVMRKAMTMACLRKAALPEAGLRFYLADRNDAGELAVLYKTALDIKPFQDYNEAYLKKTMENGVRYYYVRHKGEIIASLSARIDTDVQNVELADLVTHPDFSMNGVSGFLLCRMDEEMRAECMKVSYTTVRALAYPVNAVFAREGYFYCGTLVNNTRDSECFESANVWYKPLVKKSL, from the coding sequence ATGTCTGACACACTCACCCATATCGGAGATACTCTCGTACAGCAAGGCAGGTTTAATGAGAGGTTATCAGTCCTCAGGCTGGCAAGACAGGACGTGCCATGGATTATCGACAGGCTGAAAGAGATCGCAGAGGATAACGGCTACTCCAAGATTTTGGTAAGAGCACCTGAATCGCGGCTCTCCCATTTCAAGAGCAAAGGGTATATGATCGAAGCGATGATCCCCGGATTTTTCCATGGTAGCGAAGATGGCTACTTCCTTGCCCGGTATCTGAAACACAGCCGAAAACAAGAGTATAAAAAGATCCAGGCCCGGCAAGTCATGCGAAAGGCTATGACAATGGCATGCTTAAGAAAAGCTGCCCTGCCAGAGGCCGGCCTGAGATTTTATCTGGCGGACAGAAATGATGCGGGCGAACTGGCAGTGCTGTATAAAACAGCACTTGACATTAAACCTTTTCAGGATTATAACGAAGCATATCTAAAGAAAACTATGGAAAATGGCGTCAGGTACTATTATGTCCGGCATAAGGGTGAAATTATCGCCTCATTGTCTGCACGCATAGATACTGACGTACAAAACGTGGAGCTGGCCGACCTGGTAACTCATCCTGACTTCAGTATGAACGGTGTATCCGGATTTTTACTCTGCCGGATGGATGAGGAGATGCGGGCAGAGTGCATGAAGGTATCGTACACCACGGTCAGGGCATTAGCATACCCGGTTAACGCCGTATTCGCCCGGGAAGGCTATTTCTATTGTGGCACACTGGTGAATAATACCCGTGATTCAGAATGCTTCGAGAGCGCAAACGTCTGGTATAAGCCACTGGTAAAGAAGAGTCTGTGA
- a CDS encoding indolepyruvate oxidoreductase subunit beta — translation MATTKTFDLVIVGVGGQGAILASDIIGKAAVAEGLPVTASETHGMAQRGGAVENHVRIGCKYGSLIPAGGADCLMSMEPLEALRFARYLKKDSVAVINTQQIVPVTVYSQKIPYPELDQIIEIMENVTPNVKAANFTELAKKAGAAQALNVAMIGAVSKYMPLNPDNLKEVIARSVPPKTVNVNLKAFDLGRDA, via the coding sequence ATGGCCACGACCAAAACGTTCGACTTAGTAATCGTAGGCGTAGGCGGCCAGGGCGCCATCCTAGCCTCTGATATCATAGGCAAAGCTGCAGTAGCTGAAGGCCTGCCCGTAACCGCATCGGAGACCCACGGCATGGCCCAGCGGGGCGGAGCGGTAGAGAACCACGTCCGCATCGGCTGCAAATATGGCAGCCTCATCCCCGCTGGAGGAGCCGACTGCCTGATGAGCATGGAACCATTAGAAGCCCTGCGCTTCGCCAGGTACCTCAAAAAGGACAGCGTGGCTGTCATCAACACCCAGCAGATCGTCCCGGTGACCGTGTACTCCCAGAAAATACCCTACCCTGAGCTCGACCAGATCATCGAGATCATGGAAAACGTCACCCCCAATGTCAAGGCCGCCAACTTTACTGAACTGGCAAAAAAGGCCGGCGCAGCCCAGGCCCTCAACGTTGCCATGATCGGAGCGGTGTCGAAGTACATGCCGTTAAATCCGGACAATCTGAAAGAAGTCATCGCCAGGTCCGTCCCGCCCAAAACAGTCAACGTCAACCTGAAGGCGTTTGACCTCGGGCGAGACGCCTGA
- a CDS encoding DMT family transporter yields MFNPSFLPKIISRVRKAPPASQSTAKILLVLVMIVWGGSFIASKVGLDGMYPIELATLRFAIATPVLLAFTLLFYGWRSLIIEKKDLWVLVGMAMTGITLQYITQLIAMTYTTVTNTALLINMGTFFVVIPSIIFLKEKFNVDNLLGIVIAFAGLALVVTNGKIEFSPQLIGDGIILISAALWAVYILIGNKLAGKYSVLTQLNYIFVIGFIGLLPFYFLTPHHDLSQLSTVSWASLLYLAIFCSIIAYFFFNDAIIKIGPSKSAIYQYLEPVFAVIFAILLLNEPLTGFILVGGIMTVLGIGMADNNIRIFTRRRKKPVEVPAEPPDAGHH; encoded by the coding sequence ATGTTCAACCCGTCTTTCCTTCCGAAAATCATCAGCCGCGTGAGAAAAGCACCGCCGGCGAGCCAGTCCACAGCCAAGATACTTCTCGTGCTGGTCATGATTGTATGGGGCGGCTCGTTCATAGCGTCAAAAGTCGGCCTGGACGGGATGTATCCCATTGAGCTGGCCACGCTTCGCTTTGCCATCGCGACACCTGTTTTACTGGCCTTCACGCTACTTTTCTACGGTTGGAGATCGCTGATTATAGAAAAGAAAGACCTGTGGGTACTGGTAGGCATGGCCATGACTGGCATCACCCTTCAATACATTACTCAGCTAATCGCCATGACCTATACGACCGTGACCAACACTGCCCTGCTTATCAATATGGGCACCTTCTTTGTCGTTATCCCCTCTATTATCTTCCTCAAGGAAAAGTTCAACGTCGATAACCTGCTGGGCATCGTCATCGCCTTCGCCGGGCTGGCGCTGGTAGTGACCAACGGCAAGATCGAGTTCTCGCCTCAATTGATCGGAGATGGCATCATTCTCATATCCGCCGCCCTGTGGGCGGTATACATCCTCATCGGCAACAAGCTCGCCGGCAAATACTCTGTGCTCACCCAGCTCAACTACATATTCGTCATCGGCTTCATAGGGCTGCTGCCCTTCTACTTCCTGACGCCTCACCATGACCTTTCGCAACTATCGACAGTATCGTGGGCATCGCTCCTCTACCTGGCGATCTTCTGCTCCATCATCGCGTACTTCTTCTTCAACGACGCGATCATCAAGATCGGGCCCTCAAAGTCTGCCATCTACCAGTATCTCGAGCCGGTGTTCGCAGTCATTTTCGCCATCCTGCTGCTGAACGAGCCCCTGACCGGCTTTATACTGGTCGGTGGCATAATGACCGTCCTCGGGATCGGAATGGCTGACAACAATATCCGGATATTCACCCGGCGCAGGAAAAAGCCCGTCGAAGTTCCTGCCGAGCCTCCTGATGCCGGCCACCATTAA
- the iorA gene encoding indolepyruvate ferredoxin oxidoreductase subunit alpha, whose amino-acid sequence MSSKEFLLGNEAIARGLLEAGIDVATGYPGTPSSEVLAALAPSANERKFHIEWSVNEKVALEVAIGASWAGARSVCTMKHVGLNVAADPFMTLSHTGVVGGLILLSADDPSCHSSQNEQDTRMYARFAKVPCFDPASPQEAMSMIGYAYEFSEKHQIPVILRPTTRVSHGKSDVTLGELPSERREKKFVKNMERFVVLPKHTRSLLKKLNAKQEVMAKELASSPWNRLTLKPGAKLGIIASGVATAYVEEVLAGIDLPVSYLKIGAYPIDSELIIRLAAGVEKVLVLEELMPVVEEQTRIYAKSVMGKMTGEVPHEGEFDLLCVRNIINKALGLPVCDPQVPQICVELPQRPPALCPGCPHRATFYALKSVFKEDSIFASDIGCYTLGTQLGAVDTCLCMGASITIASGLSISGINNHVACTIGDSTFLHTGIPGLINAVYNKANITAVILDNRTTAMTGHQPHPGIGQTITGAPSDEVSLESIVKACGVKYLQTVDPFDMETTKAAFKKAYATDGVKVIIARQPCIITAKKEGIRRKRYEVIPELCEGCRRCVKFGCPAMEFKDGKAVSNEMCAGCGVCSDLCQFGAIKVRSD is encoded by the coding sequence ATGTCAAGCAAAGAATTTTTACTGGGTAACGAGGCGATTGCCCGGGGCCTTCTCGAAGCGGGGATCGACGTAGCCACCGGCTACCCTGGAACACCCTCTTCAGAGGTCCTTGCAGCGCTTGCCCCGTCAGCTAATGAAAGAAAATTCCACATCGAATGGTCGGTCAACGAAAAAGTAGCCCTGGAAGTAGCCATCGGCGCATCGTGGGCGGGGGCAAGGTCCGTATGTACGATGAAGCACGTAGGGCTGAACGTGGCTGCCGACCCATTTATGACCTTATCTCACACGGGCGTTGTAGGCGGCCTCATCCTGCTGTCGGCTGACGACCCGTCCTGCCACTCATCCCAGAACGAGCAGGACACCCGGATGTATGCCCGGTTCGCCAAGGTACCCTGCTTCGATCCGGCATCCCCTCAGGAAGCCATGTCGATGATCGGGTATGCTTACGAGTTCTCTGAGAAACACCAGATACCCGTCATCCTTCGCCCCACGACCCGTGTATCTCACGGCAAGTCCGACGTGACACTCGGGGAGCTGCCATCAGAGCGCCGGGAGAAGAAGTTCGTCAAGAACATGGAGCGTTTTGTCGTCCTGCCAAAGCACACCCGCTCCCTGCTCAAAAAGCTCAACGCAAAGCAGGAAGTGATGGCAAAGGAGCTGGCATCGTCCCCCTGGAACCGGCTGACACTGAAGCCGGGCGCAAAGCTTGGCATCATCGCTTCAGGCGTGGCCACCGCCTATGTTGAAGAAGTACTGGCAGGCATCGACTTACCGGTATCATACCTGAAGATCGGCGCCTACCCCATCGATTCCGAGCTGATCATCAGGCTGGCTGCCGGAGTCGAAAAAGTCCTCGTCCTCGAAGAGCTGATGCCGGTGGTCGAAGAGCAGACCCGCATCTACGCTAAGAGTGTCATGGGCAAGATGACGGGTGAAGTCCCGCACGAAGGCGAGTTCGACCTGCTCTGCGTCAGGAACATCATTAACAAGGCTCTCGGGCTTCCGGTTTGCGACCCGCAGGTTCCCCAGATCTGCGTAGAGCTGCCCCAGCGGCCTCCTGCTCTATGCCCCGGCTGCCCGCATCGAGCGACTTTCTACGCACTCAAGAGCGTATTCAAGGAAGACTCCATCTTTGCCAGCGACATCGGCTGCTACACCCTTGGAACCCAGCTGGGCGCTGTAGATACGTGTCTCTGCATGGGCGCAAGCATCACGATCGCTTCCGGGCTCAGCATCTCAGGCATCAACAATCACGTCGCCTGCACCATCGGCGACTCCACATTCCTCCACACGGGTATCCCGGGCTTGATTAATGCGGTGTACAACAAGGCAAACATCACCGCCGTCATCCTTGACAACCGGACCACCGCGATGACCGGCCACCAGCCCCACCCGGGCATTGGCCAGACGATTACCGGGGCACCATCCGACGAAGTCTCGCTGGAGTCGATCGTCAAGGCCTGTGGCGTCAAATACCTGCAGACTGTCGATCCCTTCGATATGGAAACGACAAAGGCTGCGTTCAAGAAAGCCTATGCAACCGACGGAGTCAAAGTCATCATCGCCCGCCAGCCCTGCATTATCACGGCGAAAAAGGAAGGTATCAGACGGAAACGCTATGAGGTCATCCCTGAACTCTGCGAAGGCTGCCGCCGCTGCGTCAAGTTCGGCTGCCCCGCCATGGAGTTCAAGGACGGCAAAGCGGTCTCCAACGAGATGTGCGCCGGCTGCGGCGTCTGCTCTGACCTTTGCCAGTTTGGCGCTATAAAGGTAAGGAGTGATTAA
- the hisB gene encoding imidazoleglycerol-phosphate dehydratase HisB, whose product MRSATVHRQTRETDITVEISLDGKGNSTIDTGIGFLDHMLTSFAKHGLVDLMIKARGDLQVDDHHTVEDIGISLGEAYRDALKEKTGIERFGHALVPMDEALAVVAVDISGRGYSVFKADFRQPKIGDYSTAMTRHFIDSFARSAGITINVKIEGEDDHHMVEAMFKALGLALSMAAAKNERRGIPSTKGVL is encoded by the coding sequence ATGAGATCGGCCACCGTGCACCGGCAGACCAGAGAGACGGACATCACCGTAGAGATCAGCCTCGACGGAAAAGGTAATTCGACTATCGATACCGGCATCGGCTTTTTAGATCACATGCTCACCTCGTTCGCCAAGCACGGTCTGGTAGACCTGATGATCAAGGCCAGAGGCGACTTACAGGTCGACGATCACCATACCGTCGAAGACATCGGCATCTCGCTCGGCGAAGCCTACAGGGACGCGCTAAAAGAAAAGACCGGCATCGAGCGTTTCGGCCACGCGCTGGTCCCTATGGACGAGGCGCTGGCAGTCGTGGCAGTCGACATTAGCGGCAGAGGCTACTCAGTATTCAAAGCCGATTTCAGGCAGCCTAAGATTGGAGACTATTCGACAGCAATGACAAGGCATTTCATAGACTCCTTCGCCAGGTCTGCAGGCATAACCATTAATGTAAAGATAGAAGGTGAAGACGACCACCACATGGTGGAAGCCATGTTCAAGGCTCTCGGCCTCGCCCTGTCTATGGCCGCGGCCAAAAACGAGCGGCGGGGAATCCCGAGCACTAAAGGTGTACTGTAA